The following are encoded together in the Calditrichota bacterium genome:
- a CDS encoding FAD-binding protein: protein MIFLRSRDPNRLLKRRLGSEKVLDKPEDLILYGMDATRERALPEAVVLAETTDDIRIVVQAALEESRPVVARGAGSGLSGGSVPVERGIVVSLEKMRTIESLDEVKKIAIVQPGVITSDLQTAAAEKRLFYPPDPSSYTVSTIGGNVAENAGGLRCFKYGVTSHYVLGLEFIDGEGNLQTTGIWSIEHREPDLTPLLIGSEGTLGVITRVALQLIALPPQRATLAAWFASSKAAFEGVEAILGADLVPSILEYIDGSALRAASSFAGIEVPEGTGAMLLIEVDGDADEVIQQLGQVRRALKGLTAGMEEAASDARREQFWQLRRSISPSLIRLSTGKIHEDIAVPRDRLAELAERVYLISAETELQIPCYGHAGDGNLHAVVLYRKEDEEERERSRQAFESLLHAAIDLGGTITGEHGVGVTKRDYLPWQHSPELISYGRRIKQLLDPHGIFNPGKIFAR, encoded by the coding sequence ATGATTTTCCTACGGAGCCGCGATCCAAACCGGCTGCTTAAGCGTCGATTAGGCAGTGAAAAGGTACTCGATAAGCCGGAGGACCTGATCCTCTATGGGATGGATGCGACCAGGGAGCGGGCACTGCCGGAGGCCGTCGTTCTTGCCGAGACGACCGATGACATCCGGATCGTCGTTCAAGCCGCCCTGGAGGAAAGCCGTCCGGTTGTGGCTCGCGGTGCGGGATCCGGGCTGTCGGGAGGCAGCGTTCCGGTCGAAAGAGGGATCGTCGTTTCACTTGAGAAGATGCGGACGATCGAATCCCTCGACGAAGTCAAAAAGATTGCGATCGTCCAACCGGGCGTGATCACCTCGGACTTGCAGACGGCGGCGGCGGAGAAGCGTCTATTCTATCCTCCCGACCCCTCAAGTTACACAGTGAGCACCATCGGCGGGAACGTTGCGGAGAACGCCGGCGGCCTGCGCTGTTTCAAGTATGGTGTGACGTCGCACTATGTCCTCGGCCTCGAGTTTATCGACGGCGAGGGCAACCTGCAAACTACGGGCATATGGTCTATCGAGCATCGGGAGCCCGATCTGACTCCGTTGCTTATCGGGAGTGAGGGGACGCTGGGAGTCATTACCCGTGTCGCTCTTCAGTTGATAGCACTACCGCCGCAGCGAGCTACCCTCGCGGCATGGTTTGCATCATCGAAGGCAGCATTCGAAGGTGTCGAAGCGATCCTGGGTGCCGATCTTGTCCCCTCTATCCTCGAATACATCGACGGATCGGCACTTAGAGCCGCATCCTCTTTTGCCGGGATCGAAGTGCCCGAAGGCACCGGTGCAATGCTCTTGATAGAGGTCGATGGAGATGCAGACGAGGTGATACAGCAACTTGGCCAGGTGCGGCGCGCCCTCAAGGGACTGACTGCCGGTATGGAAGAGGCTGCATCGGATGCGCGCCGGGAGCAGTTCTGGCAACTGCGGCGCAGCATCAGCCCGAGTTTGATTCGCCTCTCGACGGGAAAGATTCACGAGGATATTGCAGTGCCCCGCGATAGACTTGCCGAACTCGCGGAACGTGTCTATCTAATCTCAGCTGAGACAGAACTGCAAATCCCTTGCTATGGTCACGCCGGTGATGGGAATCTCCACGCGGTAGTGCTTTATCGCAAGGAAGATGAAGAAGAGCGCGAACGCTCAAGGCAGGCCTTCGAATCGCTCCTTCATGCAGCCATCGACCTTGGCGGAACCATTACCGGCGAGCATGGCGTAGGGGTCACGAAGCGGGACTATCTTCCCTGGCAGCATAGCCCTGAACTGATATCCTATGGACGCCGCATCAAGCAATTACTCGATCCTCACGGCATATTCAATCCGGGGAAGATATTTGCGCGTTAA
- a CDS encoding DMT family transporter, whose translation MLSLLTALFWGSAVILFKRSGETVHPLALNIFKNVLAFVLFIPTALLIGAPIWIEVEPKVLLTIMVSGLLGIAISDTLLFQSLQMVGAERSAIIACLYSPLIIGLSHLRLGETLHPLQWLGVVMIVAAVLLTGTGLRSARTVVPDGDLSLAHRMTRRRLRWGILLGVLANATSAMGIVLMKPYLAQLPLIWVSEVRLATGTTILVLFTLLLPGRQVIFGSILRNSRWNSTISGSFLGAYLALLPWLGGLKFAPVSVASALQQLSSVFIFILAAIFLREPVTSAKVIGIMLGLAGSILVMVGPGLL comes from the coding sequence TTGCTCAGCCTTCTAACAGCCCTTTTCTGGGGCAGCGCGGTTATACTCTTCAAGCGCAGCGGTGAGACTGTCCATCCGCTTGCGCTCAACATTTTCAAGAACGTCCTTGCCTTTGTGCTCTTCATTCCGACGGCACTGCTTATCGGTGCGCCGATTTGGATTGAGGTTGAGCCCAAGGTATTGCTGACGATCATGGTAAGCGGCCTGCTTGGTATCGCAATCTCCGACACATTGCTCTTCCAGAGCCTGCAAATGGTTGGCGCCGAACGGAGTGCGATCATTGCCTGCCTCTACAGTCCATTAATCATCGGACTTTCTCACCTTAGGCTGGGCGAAACTCTTCACCCCCTGCAGTGGTTAGGGGTAGTTATGATCGTTGCGGCTGTGTTACTGACCGGGACTGGGTTGAGGAGCGCTCGAACTGTAGTACCCGACGGTGATCTGTCATTGGCGCACCGAATGACTCGCAGGCGTTTAAGGTGGGGCATACTGCTCGGCGTTCTTGCCAATGCTACGTCAGCGATGGGCATCGTCCTGATGAAGCCCTATCTTGCCCAACTGCCGCTGATCTGGGTAAGTGAAGTGCGTCTCGCTACCGGAACGACCATATTGGTTCTATTCACGCTTTTGCTACCGGGGAGACAAGTTATCTTTGGCAGCATATTGCGCAACAGTCGTTGGAACAGCACTATTAGCGGGTCGTTTCTGGGGGCTTATCTGGCGCTTTTGCCCTGGCTGGGTGGATTGAAGTTCGCCCCGGTCTCAGTGGCATCGGCATTGCAGCAACTGAGCAGTGTCTTCATTTTCATATTGGCGGCGATTTTCCTTCGCGAGCCGGTTACTTCAGCAAAAGTCATTGGGATAATGTTAGGTTTGGCCGGTTCAATCCTGGTGATGGTGGGACCGGGCTTACTATGA